One genomic region from Leifsonia poae encodes:
- a CDS encoding peroxiredoxin, which produces MALENDTQAPDFELLSQFGETVRLSDFRGRRAVALVFFPLAFSGTCTGELCALRDNLALFKDHSVELIGISVDSKFTLRAWAEQEGYDFTLLADFWPHGEIAKEYGVFLPEKGFANRATFVIDESGIIRASFITAPGEARSLEAYRAALELLPAHVG; this is translated from the coding sequence ATGGCTCTGGAGAACGACACCCAGGCACCCGATTTCGAGTTGCTCTCCCAGTTCGGCGAAACCGTCCGGCTGAGTGACTTCCGCGGCAGACGCGCCGTCGCCCTCGTCTTCTTCCCGCTGGCGTTCTCGGGAACCTGCACGGGGGAGCTGTGCGCCCTGCGCGACAACCTCGCCCTCTTCAAAGACCACTCGGTCGAACTCATCGGCATCTCGGTGGACTCCAAGTTCACGCTGCGTGCCTGGGCGGAGCAGGAGGGCTACGACTTCACGCTGCTCGCCGACTTCTGGCCGCACGGCGAGATCGCCAAAGAGTACGGCGTGTTCCTTCCCGAGAAGGGGTTCGCGAACCGCGCGACATTCGTGATCGACGAATCCGGGATCATCCGAGCCTCCTTCATCACCGCGCCGGGCGAGGCACGATCGCTTGAGGCTTACCGCGCCGCACTGGAGCTGCTTCCGGCCCACGTCGGCTGA